The following are from one region of the Mycolicibacterium diernhoferi genome:
- the lysE gene encoding L-lysine exporter yields the protein MASPVFLGFLTTLALIAAIGAQNAFVLRQGIRGEHVVPVIALCTVSDLILIAAGIAGVGALITAHPNALTVAKIGGAAFLLGYGLLAARRALNPGALNPAEETPTRLIEVLLTAAAMTWLNPHVYLDTVVLLGSLANEHQEQRWLFGAGAVAASALWFTGLGLGARRLAGLFASPATWRVLDGTIAVVMIALGVWMAIS from the coding sequence ATGGCATCACCGGTGTTCCTCGGATTCCTCACCACCTTGGCGCTGATCGCGGCCATCGGCGCCCAGAATGCGTTCGTGCTGCGCCAGGGCATCCGCGGTGAGCATGTGGTACCGGTGATCGCGCTGTGCACGGTGTCCGACCTGATCCTGATCGCCGCGGGCATCGCCGGAGTGGGGGCGCTGATCACCGCGCACCCGAATGCACTGACAGTCGCCAAGATCGGGGGCGCAGCGTTCCTGCTCGGCTACGGACTGCTGGCTGCGCGACGCGCACTGAACCCGGGGGCGCTGAACCCTGCGGAGGAGACACCGACCCGACTGATCGAGGTGTTGCTCACCGCGGCGGCGATGACCTGGCTGAACCCGCATGTCTATCTCGACACCGTCGTCCTGCTGGGCTCGTTGGCCAACGAACATCAGGAGCAGCGTTGGCTTTTCGGCGCCGGCGCGGTCGCGGCGAGCGCACTGTGGTTCACCGGCCTGGGCCTGGGCGCCCGCCGGCTGGCCGGCCTGTTCGCCAGTCCGGCCACCTGGCGGGTGCTCGACGGCACGATCGCGGTGGTCATGATCGCCCTGGGAGTCTGGATGGCGATCTCGTGA